In Carya illinoinensis cultivar Pawnee chromosome 16, C.illinoinensisPawnee_v1, whole genome shotgun sequence, a single window of DNA contains:
- the LOC122298771 gene encoding G-type lectin S-receptor-like serine/threonine-protein kinase At1g67520 produces the protein MRYNATYVVKYFSVGSVWVGFDDAEVVKIKVAYAKQKKFVGYFVWEVSYDDNWELSLAAAGPNLQVFTLAEIEAATGELSIENKLGKGGYGPVYKGELPNGQEIAVKKLSKTSTQGFEEFKNEVVLTAKLQHVNLVRLLGFCTERNEQMLIYEYMPNKSLDFYLFDASKSFILDWRRRIDIIEGITQGHLYLQEYSRMTIIHRDIKASNILLDEEMKPKISDFGMARTFMKHEHEANTDHRIVGTSGYVPPEYVKRVSTPPNLMFIALESCFYKSLVEREMPITMFSQLKGAKDKPSMLEVSSMLKNESKALTIPKKPAFSRKTDEDQLEDKPILQQEICSDNFATISELKENEELKRQHVATPPVNNEQTEGDAHSASGVNAEELGKRKLHNQLKNFIDKYEEMSRKMGGSSFIEQLLNRTNLLYNDEVMAITLSSKFKIPQVDIYDGSRDPVDHLKNFKAHITLHDFPGEVA, from the exons ATGAGATATAATGCAAcatatgtagtaaaatatttctCAGTTGGATCGGTTTGGGTTGGCTTTGATGATGCTGAGGTGGTCAAAATAAAGGTCGCTTATGCCAAACAGAAAAAATTTGTTGGTTACTTTGTGTGGGAAGTCTCATATGATGACAATTGGGAGCTTTCTCTAGCAG CAGCTGGTCCTAATCTGCAAGTCTTTACTTTGGCTGAGATTGAGGCAGCTACAGGTGAACTTTCAATTGAAAATAAACTTGGAAAGGGAGGTTATGGTCCTGTTTACAAG gGTGAATTACCAAATGGACAAGAAATAGCAGTGAAGAAGCTCTCAAAAACGTCTACACAAGGATTTGAAGAATTCAAGAATGAGGTTGTACTTACCGCGAAACTACAACATGTAAATCTTGTTCGACTTTTGGGATTCTGCACTGAAAGGAATGAACAGATGCTGATCTACGAATACATGCCCAACAAAAGCTTGGACTTCTACCTCTTTG ACGCCAGCAAATCGTTTATACTGGATTGGAGAAGACGTATTGACATCATTGAAGGGATAACTCAGGGGCATCTGTATCTCCAAGAATACTCAAGAATGACAATTATTCACCGAGACATAAAAGCTAGCAACATTTTACTTgatgaagagatgaagcctaaGATATCAGATTTTGGTATGGCTAGAACATTCATGAAACATGAACATGAAGCAAATACAGATCACCGGATTGTTGGAACATC TGGGTATGTTCCTCCAGAATATGTTAAAAGGGTGTCTACTCCACCAAATCTGATGTTTATAGCTTTGGAGTCTTGCTTCTACAAATCATTAGTGGAAAGAGAAATGCCTATTACTATG TTTTCTCAACTTAAAGGAG CGAAAGATAAGCCATCCATGTTGGAAGTTTCCTCAATGCTAAAAAATGAATCTAAAGCTCTAACAATTCCCAAAAAGCCagctttttcaagaaaaacagaTGAAGATCAGCTGGAAGATAAGCCCATATTGCAGCAAGAAATTTGTTCTGACAATTTTGCTACAATCTCAGAACTG AAAGAGAATGAGGAGTTAAAGCGGCAACACGTTGCTACGCCACCAGTCAATAACGAACAGACAGAAGGAGATGCTCACAGTGCAAGCGGGGTCAACGCCGAGGAACTTGGAAAGAGGAAGCTACACAACCAACTGAAGAACTTCATTGATAAATACGAAGAGATGTCAAGAAAAATGGGAGGATCTTCTTTCATAGAGCAATTGTTGAACCGAACGAATCTCCTTTACAATGATGAAGTAATGGCAATAACACTCTCGTCCAAGTTCAAAATCCCTCAGGTCGACATATACGATGGGTCGAGGGATCCTGTAGATcacttgaaaaattttaaagcgCACATAACTCTCCATGACTTTCCAGGAGAAGTTGCTTGA
- the LOC122299520 gene encoding UPF0481 protein At3g47200-like — translation MQQLFKIYEDEESLRANYQTPRPEFTQQELNIIDEQVTKYSEEAKKLQEEADRRSTSCIYRVLPRLKKINGNSLYEPNMVSIGPYYYNLRNEKFKMAEDCKRKCFGSLLVRNRDQAMQINTYKRCLQRIRELEVDIRKCYSEEFEVAGIEFLEMMVLDACFIIEIIEMVGSLGQVDFSESLAALEWMVPYFYRDFLLLENQIPFFVLEEIYTLTRNISVEGSRPKLKLAALGLFKNGMKRSDSILGFIIMNFDNIGTVTVLHLLDLVRSSLIPSNIPQGKKFLSDTPFIHCISKLRLAGIKVSPGKAPSLLEVKFQRGVIKVPNIAIDDLMRCLLLNCVAFEQCHQRSSKYFTVYATFLDCLVNTSEDVEYLGKCNVIDNYLADDSEAADFINRAGKDLVLNVNHGFYLQKLFEDVEKHYKNRWMWKWANFKREYFNKPWLLLSAAGGILLVVATSFQAVMAFLTYKYKN, via the coding sequence ATGCAAcaactatttaaaatttatgagGATGAAGAATCCCTTCGCGCCAATTATCAGACACCGAGACCGGAGTTCACCCAGCAGGAACTCAACATCATCGACGAGCAGGTAACGAAATATTCCGAAGAAGCCAAAAAGTTACAAGAAGAAGCTGACCGTAGAAGCACTAGCTGCATCTACAGAGTCCTCCCGAGGCTTAAGAAAATCAATGGTAACTCGTTATACGAGCCCAACATGGTCTCCATCGGGCCCTACTACTACAACCTCCGTAATGAAAAGTTCAAGATGGCCGAAGATTGCAAGAGGAAGTGCTTCGGCTCCTTGCTGGTCAGGAACAGAGATCAAGCCATGCAAATTAATACCTACAAGCGCTGCCTGCAAAGAATAAGAGAACTTGAAGTGGACATCAGAAAGTGTTATTCTGAAGAGTTCGAAGTCGCCGGTATTGAATTTCTCGAAATGATGGTTCTTGACGCTTGTTTTATAATAGAAATCATTGAAATGGTTGGATCTCTAGGACAAGTCGACTTCAGCGAATCTCTTGCAGCCTTGGAGTGGATGGTACCGTATTTCTACAGGGACTTTCTCCTGCTTGAGAATCAGATCCCTTTTTTCGTTCTGGAAGAGATATATACGCTTACCCGTAACATTTCTGTCGAGGGAAGTAGACCCAAGCTGAAGCTTGCTGCTTTGGGACTCTTTAAGAACGGAATGAAAAGATCCGATTCTATTTTGGGTTTCATTATCATGAACTTCGATAACATTGGTACGGTCACAGTTTTGCATTTGCTGGACTTGGTTCGGAGTAGTTTAATACCATCCAATATCCCACAGGGAAAAAAATTCCTTTCAGACACTCCATTCATTCACTGCATCTCGAAGCTCCGGCTAGCGGGGATTAAGGTCAGTCCGGGCAAGGCGCCCAGCCTCCTAGAAGTGAAATTCCAGAGAGGTGTGATCAAGGTCCCAAACATAGCCATCGACGACTTGATGAGATGTCTGTTGCTGAACTGTGTGGCATTCGAGCAGTGCCACCAGAGAAGCAGCAAGTACTTCACGGTTTACGCTACTTTTTTGGACTGCCTTGTGAACACCAGCGAAGACGTCGAGTACCTTGGCAAGTGCAATGTCATTGACAATTACCTTGCTGACGACTCCGAGGCTGCGGACTTCATCAACCGTGCGGGCAAGGATTTGGTACTCAATGTTAATCACGGCTTCTATTTGCAGAAATTGTTCGAGGATGTAGAGAAGCATTATAAGAATAGGTGGATGTGGAAGTGGGCGAACTTCAAGCGGGAGTATTTTAACAAGCCGTGGTTGCTTCTGTCGGCAGCGGGTGGCATTTTGCTAGTAGTGGCTACGTCATTCCAGGCCGTAATGGCCTTCTTAACTTACAAgtacaaaaattaa